The sequence TAAGACAAGCAATAATTAAAGGATGATGGGATGGGATGCTACTTAAATACATGTAAAACATACTGTACAAATATACTTGgctttaccattttcttcttaACTATCAAGAGTGCCTCCCAAAATATGACCAGTGAAGACAAAGTATACTATCAAATATGGCTTCCAGAACAAAAACTTTCTAACAAGAATCAAACCTATTTACAAAATTTGTCAgtcttttaaagtttcatttgaaACAAATTTTCTACATAGCAATTGTAATTAACACATAATTTTCTTAGCTTAATTAATTCAGCTCTTTTAAACAGACGTCACAAGGTAAGACCCAGAATGGCGCTTAGGACTTTGAGTTCCACTGGATTCTGTGTTGTCAGTTTTTGAATCTCTTTTCTTTGAGTTATTCACTGGCGTTGGGATCTGAGATGGCCGGGCTGAAGTGCTATCTGCACTGCTTTTCCTAGGGCTTGGGTTGTAATTAAAAGGAGTCACTCTAGCAGCTACAGTCCCACTAGGTGAACTGTGTTTGCTTGAGCTGCTAGAACCAAATGGGGTACGCTCAGCTATAGAACTTTCATTAGTCTCTGCTACAGGGACAGGATTACTTTGTCCTGGCTTTGCCTCAGTTCCTTTTTGGTCTGGGGCATTTACCTGAATAAAGGAATTCAGGCAGTTTTCCAAACCCATGGTGCGTATGGGACCACTGCCATTACCCACATTCAGTTTTCCCTGATTATCTTTTGAATCTTTAGCATTTGGATTTCCCTTTTCTGAAACACTGTCAATCACTGGGGGAGTATTTCCTGTGGGAGATCTTCCAGATCGAGGGTTGTTAATGGGACAGTCCTCAATTCTCACCCAAACATCCTCTGTTTTAGAAACAGCAGGTGCCATTTGATAAATCAGAGTCTTGGATTCAGCACCATTTGCAGCACCTGAGGAAGCAATATGAGTACAATTTGTGGGAgaaatttcactttcttttatttttctccatgttCCTTTTATAGATACTTGGTTTTCTTTAGTTTGTTTGGTTCCTGAAATACAGTTCACATgtttttcatcctcactttttgcTTTTTCACTGGATTCCGATGAAGCAGAAAGAATTGAAGATGAACTGCCAGTTCTTCTCCAAGTGCTTACTCGAGGAAGGGATGATGAATGTTTGCTGTGCTCACGTTTCCAGGTTCCTGACCTATTAATTGGAAGTCTGGAAGGACTTTCAGAATGGGAGCGTGCTATATCATGGCGCTTTGCAGGTCTTCCATCATTATAATCTACAGTGGGACTGAGATTAGGGGGAAGTTTTCGCCATCCACCACACTGAACAGATGAATGTGTAGATAGAGACATATCAGGAAGGGAAGGACTTAAAACTGGAGTCTGTGCCTGGGATCTTGTGGGAGAATCTGGTCtagaagatggagaaagagattCAAATGAAGCAGATTCCTCCAATTTTCTCCTTAGGGTTGGGCTTGGAGCTTCTTTGATGAAAGTTGACTGGCGTACTAATACAGGTCTCTCTGACCTATCAGATTCACTTCCACTTGACTTAGTTGAAGACATTCTAGAAAGttctacttttttattagatcCATTGCTATTATTCATCTGATTCAGTCCTTTGGAGGCAGACTCACTTCTTGGGATACTACTGCCATTCTTGGATAAACCTGTTTGTTTTGTAAGGTTCTGCTGGCTCGTCTGTCTGCCTGGAGATGTGTACGACATTTTCCCAGAACCCGAGGACTTAGTTGAAGCAGTACTAGGGGATGAAGTCCTTGGCAGTTGAGATAATTTGTTAGGAGGACTTATTCCATTTCTACCAGGAGAAATTGAGTTTCGCCCTGGAGACTGCATAGGTCTACTTAACGGTTGCTGGGCAGGTCTTGAAGGAGTGGAATCTCTAGATCCTGACCTAGAAGGCCCTTTATTTGATCCGGCCAGCTGGGATGTCTGCCTGGTAATAGGGCTTAATTCTGACTTCACTGATGGTTTGGTTCCTCTAGGAGAAGTGGTGGCTGTCTGACCTTCACTAGGGCTCTTGGAGGCTGGAGTCTTAAAGGGTGGGCCTTTTTTAGAAACTGGACTTGTACTTGATGAGCTATTTCGAACTCCTGGAATGTGAATCATTGTCCGACCTCGAGAGATTGAAGGCATATTTGCTTGAAGGGGCTGTTTCAATTGGCTTGAAATTTCTGAATTAGATCGAACTTTTCCTGTAATCAAACTCTTATAAACTTTTTTCCCTCCTTTGATGCCTTTATTTTCAGATTCTACCTTTTTAGCTTCCAATGTACTTTTCTCGCCAGGTTTCAGAATTCGTGGGCCTTTATTACTTGTAAAAGGTTTTTCCTCTTGATCAGGTGTAAGATGAAATGGTGACCCCAGAGAGATTCCTGATTTCAGTGAAAGGATGGAATCTGAATCAGATGAAGCTTGTCTAGATAAacatgcagcagcagcagcttgatGTAAACTACTTACTATGGAATTTGCACCTTCCTGAATGGCTTTCCAATCAAAATTTTCTGAGTCAGGGGATAAACCATGTTCTGAATCTGGTCTCTGTATATCTTTCAAATCAAGTGTCAAATCTTCTGCTAATATGCCACCCATATTTCTGGGACTATGCTTTTCATTATCACCTTTGAGCCTTGAgggcttcttcttttttggcattgcAGAACTTATACATTCCTGCAATAGGTCATCTTCAGAGTCAATACTGAGAGAACTGAGAGAACTGTTTCTTGAGAAACAAACAGGGGTATCTTCAACATGAAATGATTTAGGAGCATAACCTGATGCCTGAGGTTTACTTGGTtctccctgggaggcagggggcacTGTTTCTTTGATAGGTTcactttctttgttgttgttgttgttttcttgatcaATGTCACTAAGAGAACTTAGAGAGGAATTTCGAGAAAAACAAACTGGAGTATTTTCAATAGCAAAATTCTGTAATTTTTCATCAGCTGCTGCCCCTCTGTCTGGTATGTCTTTGGCTGACTGGGGAAAAGTGGACTGCTTCTGCAGCATGGGTTTATTAGACTGTCCTCGATTTATTGGATGCTTTGTAACAGTTTGTGTCTTATTACCTGATTGTTGGCTCGTGGTTAGTTCTGTCTGACTGTTAACTTTAGCTTCTGATTCCTTATTGTCTTTTCCCTTTCTTAATTCAGCCTTTTCCCTGGAAAggtcaacatcatcatcatcaaaatctAGAGAACTCAAAGAATCATTtcgtgaaaaacagtatggagttccttCAATAGGTGTGTAATGATGAGGTGAATCAAAAGTAAAGCTTCCTCTGACTCGATCTTCATTGTTTGGTAGCTTATCATTGAAGTCCTTGGAATTATTTTTCAGGTTCTGTTTCTTTGAATCTTTGTTGTCTGAAAAAGTTCTTTcagcatttaaattattttttgaatctgtatttttttttacatgtgccCTATATTCAGTATTCTGTGGCATAGGTTTTACTGGTGAAGTAGGTTTCTTCTTCTGACCATCTAATTGATTCTTGTTATTTCCAGATGAAGACATAGATGCTTGTTGGACCTGGTCCATTATCTTTTTCACACGGAAAGGcttgtgactttttcctttggGCATGGCAGAATTAATGCATTCTGCAAGAATATCACCTTCTTCTGCTTTACTGTCATCCAGTTCAGGTATAGCTACAGATGAGGTTTTTCCTCTTTGAGCTTCATCCGTACTTCTGCCTTCTGTAGGAATGGTATCTCGTTTTTCAAATTCACCTGTTTGTGCCCCTGCTCTAACCCCTTCTACAGCAGTTAACTCATTCGGAGGGGATTCTATTGTTAGATCACTTAGAGACGTAGCTGTGGAAAAGTTTATAGGCGTCCCTTCTACGCAATATACCCGTGGCATATCATCTCCTGGTGTAAAACTAACATGCTTTTGTGCTTGTATCCTGTTTTGTGATGGTAAAAGTTTGTACACAGGCAGTTGGCTTGGTTTTCTTGCAACAGGTGGAGGTAATTTTGAAGCACTCTGGGCTGGCTTTTTGGCTTTGCGTGAAGATTTTGTTGGCATGGCAGAAATAATACATTCTTCTAGTATTTCAATATCATCATCATCTGAATCATCTAATATATCTTTTTCAGAATCAGTAGGTTTTTCAGCCTCTTTTTCTGGGTTTTCATTTGAGTCTTCAGGCTGCTCAGATTCTGTTTCATTCACATTGTCATTTTCCTGAACTGGAGGCATTATTCTTAATTCCACATCTTTCTGTATAAATGGCTCATCGAGGCTCAGAGCACTCAGGCTAGATGAACAAGAAAATCCATCTGGAGTACTTTCTGTGGCAAAATGTAGTAAAGTATCAGCATCTGGAAGAACCTGGACCCTCTGAACTGCAGCATTAACAGCAGCTTGCTTAGgtccactctctctcttttcagcATTAGGTACTTTATTTTTAGGTACCTCTTGTTTAGCTTGCACTGTTTGAGgaagagtaggaggaggaggcGTTTTACTTCTGCTTGGTGGCATGGTTTGTCCAGGGCTATCTGGAAGGTCACTGGGGCTTATAATGCCGCTTACCATTCCACTACAGGGTTCACTCTGAACAGAGCTGGCAATTGAACGACTCTCAAAACTATCTAGTGAACTGACAGATGTACATCTGCTAAACATGAGTGGAGTCTCCTGAACGTAGTGCTCTGGTGGACTTTTAGGTGTCTGGGCACCACTCTTTGATGGCGATTTGGCCCCTGAAGAAAGTTCAACAGCTTTGTGCCTAGTCGATTCTGAAGATAAACCAGAAGCCGGGAGTCTGTTGGATTTGGTTCTAATGTGCTGTGACACTGTTGGAACTTCATTCACAGAAACTTCAGTTGCTCTAGTTccactgttttcttttatttctgctaTCTGTAGTGTATTAGCAGAATCCGTTTCCTGTGTCCTCTGATCACATCCCATTTCATCTTCAGCTGATGACAAAGATGACAAAGAACTACACCTTGAAAAACATATTGGGGTGTCTTCTACACAGTAAGTCTGTATTGTCTCTTGGTTGATAGAGGGAACTTTACAAGAGGTGGCTTTTTGAGTCTGACCACTTCTGCTCTGTGCTGAACTTGGATGCAGCTGATTCTGCCTCTTGGCATTAGATGAAGGTTTGGATGTAGTCTCACTGCTTGTAGAGATGTGTTCAGTTTTAGTGCTTTGCCCAGACGAATTCTTTGAGAATGAAAACGATGGTTTCTGTGAGGGAGGAATGTCTGtggaatattttaaactataatcaATAGGCTGCTCCACATGATGCTtctcttcattatattttatgcTATAATTTGTTGGTCTCTCTTCTTCTTCATGCTGCTCTTCCTCAGAGTAACGTTCACTATAGTTGGTTGGCTTATCATCTTCATAGTCATCTTCCTGACACAAAGACTGGTTTACATTTTGATTAATTCCATGATTAGAACCTACTCGATTTGTTTCTGAAGCACTAGCTCCTCTGGACCTATATGGGGAAACACATTCTTGCTGTCCAAAATGTGGTTGGAACTTGAGGTGTTTATCATCAGTGCTCTCAGTATATACGGGATAAGTTGTGCTTTGACTCCTTGATTGTCTTTGTTCACTGTGTTTCATTTCATCTTCTATTATATGTTTGGGTCTTGCCCATCTTTCATTTTGTGAAGGACTTTGCCTTCCAGAGTTCAACTGCTCATCTGAATACTTAAGACTATAATTTATTGGTGTATCTAGTTCTCCATCATTATCATCCATATGATTGGCACTATGTATTTTATGGGCTAGGTCAGCTGGATATTGACCATAGCTGCAACATTTACTTTCATCATCTTCAGAATAGGATTCAATTGAAGGTTTCATTTGACCTCTTTTACCATAACCATCACTACTACTGACACTATTTAAACTATCATTTGAAGATCTCTTATATTCTAATTTGGCATAAGGTATAGGACATGTCCTATTTGAATTTTCCGACTTAGTGAAGTTGTAAGTGTTTGAATGTGTGTGAGCAGTAGAGCTTCTTCTTAGTGCATTCCTCTCATCTGTCCCACAATGCAATTCGGTGGTAGACCCAGAACTTCTGTCTTCCTGAGAAGTGTGAATTGCTGATACCTCTTCCATGACTTTAGCAATTTGGGCTGCAGTGGTGGAAATCTGCAAACCTCGTTTTGAAGAGGTTCCTGGATTTTCTGTTGCTGGGTGGTAGTTGCCTAGGGTAATTCCTCGTTCTCTCTCCAAACTTCTATCTTTTTCAGAACGAGAACTATCTAAACTTCCTCTTGATGAAGAGGAGCTGGGCAACACTGTTGTATTTAAATACGGTGAAAGGACAGTCATGTTTCCAGTATTAAAATTGTCTGACCTATTATCATCATGTTTATTGGTGTCAAAAACATAGTCACCATAAAGACTTTGCTTGTGTCTTTGCTTACTACGATGAGATGTCTTGGGACTTAAATTGTCAATATTGTCAAAAGTTTCTGATAAGTGCTGAGCATCTAATTCTGCTTCTAGGGCTTTTTGTTTCCTGACATGAAGAGATGGCAAGCTTGAACCAGGAGACATAATATTGGCATCCTTATACTTTGCGGGTCTATTTGCCATTAGATTCCTTAAAGCTGCAGCACTTCCCATAGCAATCATTTTGTGCTTTGAATGAATGAGGTTCTTGAGCATGCTGACTGCCCCCATGTCCCATAATGCCTCCTGGTCTTTAGGATTTCTTGCTGAGAGATTCCACAAGGTTCCACATGCATTACTGACTATTGTCAAACTGTGAGATTTTAAGTGTTGTAATAAGGTTTGCAGGCAGTTGTTCTCTCTTAGGATTTGCCTGAAATAAAGACCACAAAATTAAGGTCAGAATCTGTTTGTAGTAACAacgaataaaagaataaaagacaaatttaaaTCTAAATATAATTACTATAAGAGGCAAAATAAAATTGTACCAATTTATACTATAAATTCCAAGCATTCCACATCTCCTTTTGTTCTGTGTTAGTTCATTTAAGGTTTATTGTTTTAAAGTACTCCTCTGTCAGGCTTAAAGAAGtacaatgttcatttttttttaaaatgtatttttattgatttcagagaagaagggagagggagagagatagaaacatccatgataagagagaaccatggatcggctgcctcctgcaccctaatggggatcgagcccagaacctgggtatgtgccctgattgggaatcgaacctgtgacctcctggttcataggttgatgctcaaccactgagccatgcttgctGGGCACTACAATGttcattttaatctattttgcATAGCTTATATGACCTGATAGctcattaaattttttcttgaacatgtaCATTTACTTTATTTACATAGTGACAGATTTTCCCAATTTAAGGATGATAAGTATATCTTGCTGAAAGGGACTTTGTGGTAAATTAATCAATCAATAGATCTTTATGTATTCAAGGAGCATGCTGTAAGCACCCAGATTAGGAAACTGACTTTTAGAGCAATCGTTATGTCTCTGGCTAGATTCTGTGATACTGCCATCCCCCTTACAAGTGCTCTCTGGAaacattatttctaaaattaaaagaaagattttcaaaacatttaaagGTTAACTATAAATATAAGGGTTGAGAATCAATATCGTGAACTTTGGGACCTGAAGAGCTACAGGATACTTAATGCAGTGTAAGCTGAAGTTAATGACAAAATATTTAGCTTTAGTGGACTTTAAAAGTGATTGGCAAGGGTGTacaacaaagttttaaaatgttcttctttCAGCAGTGCTTACTGAATTTAAAAAGACTTCTTTGCATAGCAGAAAGGGCTATAAGGCTTGTAATTTAcacatcaaaaaattaaagaaaagatgtTTATATTCATATGGTTCTTTTACTAAAAGTACTACATGATCTGTTTGAAAACGAGAgaagtacaatgttgaataaaataaatatgctgtgaaaaatattaatatttttgttggcaTAATACAGAACCCAGGTTCTGAAAATGTGTGCTCTGTATCTGAGGTGCACTCTTAGGTATCACAGATCTAGTAGACTGGATGAGTGGCTGTTGGCTAAATAATATGGTTATTGATGTTAAGACAcgaattagaaaaatgtaaacaaatgtaTTATCTGGATCATATCTATAGGCtttgtttttgtgattttaaCCTTTTCCTATATATATGCGTTATACCTCTTAGCTATCATTTGTTCATTTCTAGACATCTTTATGATACTATAAACTTTTGTTACTAATGagtaaattagaaattaaaagttactttttcaccacaataaatatataatttagctTAGAACTTGCATGAATACACAAAACAAATGGATCTTTTTGAGGGATTGAATTCTACACCAATTTAATTGTACACtaattaaaagtaatataaaactcTGTATTTACCTGTGATCCTCATTTGTTGCTATCAAGCTGGACACATTCCGTAATATCCCACCTCCACTTTCAATAATGGCTAAAGTATTTGTCTGGCTCCGGTAAGTGAGAGTGCCAACCAAAAATGCAAGTGCACCATCTACAGCACATATATCAGCTTTATTCTCAGTGCAATGTGCTGACAAATTCCATAAGGCACTCAATACACTTTTGAGGGTTGATTcctattaagaaataaattatgtgTCATCTAATTAGAATTGGAATTTGTCCCTCATAACTTCTATGTTTACTTCTtttgagtaaatattttttttccttctctgctaCTCACCCCTCACTAGTAAATTATTAGGAATTTCCCATTTAGAAAAACTTGCATAAAATAATGAGTGGAAGGAACTTAAGTCACTGGTATCCCCATAATAAAAGAACACAGTATTAAACTAATAACCTTCCTGAAATTTATTCTAAGTGTTTGGACAGTACACACATATCTTAAAAGAGCTTATAATAGCAACAAAATTAATGTGCATGCTGTAAAGATAACATTATCAGGATAAGATAAACTACAGAAACTACAAAAAAACCTGTATATGTTGATATAGAAAGATATCTAAGAagtattattaaatgaaaaaagcaagttgaAGTGCAGTATGTACAACATTCTGGTtggataaaacacacacacatatatattagtaTGTAGTTGATtcaaaaataacaatacaaattattaaaaagaaagcacactgGGAAAACTCCAATCCTTAAAATTCCCAAAGAAACAAAGTAATTACAAAACCAAAACTCCCTGGTATACAATATCATAGAAAACTCTCAAACTATAATTGCCACAGAAACAATCTGTATATATAACTAAGGATATTTGGTCAAAACCTGCCATGACCCTCATGCTAGTCTTTCCTCTTATTACAAATAAATCAAGGAATAAATATGCCTTAGAAATCTACTCCACTATCACAGTTAGGGGTGTTCCAGAAGATACAAACATAGCAAATTGGTACCTGCCTGAAGGTGCTAACAACTTAGTTTGGGGGAAAAACATGCAAACCTACTTCCATGAAATGAAGTTCTCTAAAGGAAAGATCGTTGCCACCTAAATTTAATCAAATAAAAGACTTCATGCAGGAGAGCAACTTAGTAGAAGACCTGTACACTCAGGGACAATTTCTTCTGGCAGGGAAAGTAGAATGAGGAAAGGCTTGGAAATGGGAATCAGCAAGAAAGAActgaagaacagaaaaaagacaGAGAGGAGATCAAAGTCCATTCTGGGGAATAGTGGGAATTAAGGTCAGAGAGGTCAACGAAGGTCTTGAATGTCACAGCAAACGTTTTTAGCCCAATCTAAGAAATTGCCACTGTATTATTTTTATCAGGACATTCAATGAATAAAACAATCTAggaacagttttatttattttatttttaaaatatatttttattgatttcagaaaggaaggaagaggaagagagagatagaaacatcaatgatgagagagaatcactgatcggctgcctcttgcatgccccacaatggggatcaagcccgcaattcgggcatatgccctgactgtgaattgaaccatgacctcctagttcataggtcgatgctcaaccactgcaccacaccagTCGGGCAAGGAATAGTTTTAGATACTATTTAtgagaaggcaggcagggaagaaATGCTTTCACCAATCAAGATGTGAGAAGGATAAGAACTCAATTTTATAACTGACATAAAGAGGGGGGACATTCAAAGTATCctgagaacagaaa is a genomic window of Eptesicus fuscus isolate TK198812 chromosome 4, DD_ASM_mEF_20220401, whole genome shotgun sequence containing:
- the APC gene encoding adenomatous polyposis coli protein codes for the protein MAAASYDQLLKQVEALKMENSNLRQELEDNSNHLTKLETEASNMKEVLKQLQGSIEDEAMTSSGQIDLLERLKELNLDSSNFPGVKLRSKMSLRSYGSREGSVSSRSGECSPVPMGSFPRRGFVNGSRENTGYLEELEKERSLLLADIDKEEKEKDWYYAQLQNLTKRIDSLPLTENFSLQTDMTRRQLEYEARQIRVAMEEQLGTCQDMEKRAQRRVTRIQQIEKDILRIRQLLQSQATEAERSSQSKHEAGSQEAERQNEGQGVAEINMATSGSGQSSATRMDHETASVLSSSSTHSAPRRLTSHLGTKVEMVYSLLSMLGTHDKDDMSRTLLAMSSSQDSCISMRQSGCLPLLIQLLHGNDKDSVLLGNSRGSKEARARASAALHNIIHSQPDDKRGRREIRVLHLLEQIRAYCETCWEWQEAHEQGMDQDKNPMPAPVEHQICPAVCVLMKLSFDEEHRHAMNELGRKATRGISSQELGQGLSGGLQAIAELLQVDCEMYGLTNDHYSITLRRYAGMALTNLTFGDVANKATLCSMKGCMRALVAQLKSESEDLQQVIASVLRNLSWRADVNSKKTLREVGSVKALMECALEVKKESTLKSVLSALWNLSAHCTENKADICAVDGALAFLVGTLTYRSQTNTLAIIESGGGILRNVSSLIATNEDHRQILRENNCLQTLLQHLKSHSLTIVSNACGTLWNLSARNPKDQEALWDMGAVSMLKNLIHSKHKMIAMGSAAALRNLMANRPAKYKDANIMSPGSSLPSLHVRKQKALEAELDAQHLSETFDNIDNLSPKTSHRSKQRHKQSLYGDYVFDTNKHDDNRSDNFNTGNMTVLSPYLNTTVLPSSSSSRGSLDSSRSEKDRSLERERGITLGNYHPATENPGTSSKRGLQISTTAAQIAKVMEEVSAIHTSQEDRSSGSTTELHCGTDERNALRRSSTAHTHSNTYNFTKSENSNRTCPIPYAKLEYKRSSNDSLNSVSSSDGYGKRGQMKPSIESYSEDDESKCCSYGQYPADLAHKIHSANHMDDNDGELDTPINYSLKYSDEQLNSGRQSPSQNERWARPKHIIEDEMKHSEQRQSRSQSTTYPVYTESTDDKHLKFQPHFGQQECVSPYRSRGASASETNRVGSNHGINQNVNQSLCQEDDYEDDKPTNYSERYSEEEQHEEEERPTNYSIKYNEEKHHVEQPIDYSLKYSTDIPPSQKPSFSFSKNSSGQSTKTEHISTSSETTSKPSSNAKRQNQLHPSSAQSRSGQTQKATSCKVPSINQETIQTYCVEDTPICFSRCSSLSSLSSAEDEMGCDQRTQETDSANTLQIAEIKENSGTRATEVSVNEVPTVSQHIRTKSNRLPASGLSSESTRHKAVELSSGAKSPSKSGAQTPKSPPEHYVQETPLMFSRCTSVSSLDSFESRSIASSVQSEPCSGMVSGIISPSDLPDSPGQTMPPSRSKTPPPPTLPQTVQAKQEVPKNKVPNAEKRESGPKQAAVNAAVQRVQVLPDADTLLHFATESTPDGFSCSSSLSALSLDEPFIQKDVELRIMPPVQENDNVNETESEQPEDSNENPEKEAEKPTDSEKDILDDSDDDDIEILEECIISAMPTKSSRKAKKPAQSASKLPPPVARKPSQLPVYKLLPSQNRIQAQKHVSFTPGDDMPRVYCVEGTPINFSTATSLSDLTIESPPNELTAVEGVRAGAQTGEFEKRDTIPTEGRSTDEAQRGKTSSVAIPELDDSKAEEGDILAECINSAMPKGKSHKPFRVKKIMDQVQQASMSSSGNNKNQLDGQKKKPTSPVKPMPQNTEYRAHVKKNTDSKNNLNAERTFSDNKDSKKQNLKNNSKDFNDKLPNNEDRVRGSFTFDSPHHYTPIEGTPYCFSRNDSLSSLDFDDDDVDLSREKAELRKGKDNKESEAKVNSQTELTTSQQSGNKTQTVTKHPINRGQSNKPMLQKQSTFPQSAKDIPDRGAAADEKLQNFAIENTPVCFSRNSSLSSLSDIDQENNNNNKESEPIKETVPPASQGEPSKPQASGYAPKSFHVEDTPVCFSRNSSLSSLSIDSEDDLLQECISSAMPKKKKPSRLKGDNEKHSPRNMGGILAEDLTLDLKDIQRPDSEHGLSPDSENFDWKAIQEGANSIVSSLHQAAAAACLSRQASSDSDSILSLKSGISLGSPFHLTPDQEEKPFTSNKGPRILKPGEKSTLEAKKVESENKGIKGGKKVYKSLITGKVRSNSEISSQLKQPLQANMPSISRGRTMIHIPGVRNSSSSTSPVSKKGPPFKTPASKSPSEGQTATTSPRGTKPSVKSELSPITRQTSQLAGSNKGPSRSGSRDSTPSRPAQQPLSRPMQSPGRNSISPGRNGISPPNKLSQLPRTSSPSTASTKSSGSGKMSYTSPGRQTSQQNLTKQTGLSKNGSSIPRSESASKGLNQMNNSNGSNKKVELSRMSSTKSSGSESDRSERPVLVRQSTFIKEAPSPTLRRKLEESASFESLSPSSRPDSPTRSQAQTPVLSPSLPDMSLSTHSSVQCGGWRKLPPNLSPTVDYNDGRPAKRHDIARSHSESPSRLPINRSGTWKREHSKHSSSLPRVSTWRRTGSSSSILSASSESSEKAKSEDEKHVNCISGTKQTKENQVSIKGTWRKIKESEISPTNCTHIASSGAANGAESKTLIYQMAPAVSKTEDVWVRIEDCPINNPRSGRSPTGNTPPVIDSVSEKGNPNAKDSKDNQGKLNVGNGSGPIRTMGLENCLNSFIQVNAPDQKGTEAKPGQSNPVPVAETNESSIAERTPFGSSSSSKHSSPSGTVAARVTPFNYNPSPRKSSADSTSARPSQIPTPVNNSKKRDSKTDNTESSGTQSPKRHSGSYLVTSV